Below is a genomic region from Candidatus Latescibacterota bacterium.
GTTCGGATTGAATGTTGAAGGTGTCGAAGACTTGAGTGCTGATTACTCAGGAGTTGTTTTCGGGAAAGTAGTTGAATGTGAAAAACATCCTGCCGCTGATAAACTTAGTGTGTGCAAAGTCGATGTCGGTGGCCACACACTATTGAATATAGTCTGCGGCGCGCCTAATGTCAGGCCTGGTCTGAGTGTGGCAGTTGCTGTCGATGGCGCGATTTTGAAAGATGGATTCAAAATAAAAAAAACGAAGCTCCGCGGCGAAATTTCGGAAGGCATGATCTGTTCCGAGACGGAGTTGGGGATCGGGACCGATTCAGGCGGGATCATAGAGCTTGAGCTTGAGTTGGATGCTGGGGATGATCTGACAGGATTGCTCGGTGATAACGATGTGATACTCGATATAGAAGTGACACCTAACAGGCCTGACCAGCTGTCTCATCTGGGGATCGCGCGAGAGATAGCAGCTCTTTATAAAAGAGACCTTCGTGAGCCAGAGTGTTTTCCTCTCAAAATAGAAGATGTCTACGAAATCGATATCGAAGATCCGGAAGATTGCCACAGATTTTCGGTTGCTTTTATCGATGATGTCACTATTGGAGAATCTCCCGAATGGATGCAGAAACTTCTGTTATCGGCCGGAGTAAAACCGATCAGCAATATAGTGGATGTGACTAATTTTATCCTGATGGAACTGGGGCAACCCCTTCACGCGTATGATCGCGACAGGCTTGAGGGAGAATCGATCGGAGTTCGCATGGGGCGGGAGAACGAGATGATCACGACCCTGGATGAAACCGAGAGAAAGATCGGTCCGGACGTACTCGTCATTAAGGACCAAAATGGTCCGGTAGGTATCGCGGGGATTATGGGTGGAGCCGATACGGAAGTAGGCGAGAAGACTTCCCGAATACTTCTGGAAAGCGCCGCATTCGGCCCCAGGACGATCAGGCGGTCGAGCCAACGCCTGAAACTTGATACAGAAGCATCATACAGGTTCGAGCGTGAGAGCGATGTAAGCGGAACTGTAACAGCTCTGGAAAGGGCATGTTGGCTGATACGGGAAATAAATGCGGGGACTCCACGTATTATTTGTCGAGATCTTGTCGCAAAGCCGGATGCTTTAAAAGAAATGAAGATTACCCTGAGGGTGGGGCAGGCAAACAGACTTATGGGCACCCATCTGGATGGAGATGACCTTTCCAGTCTTCTGGGTAGATTGTCTCTCGATTGTGAAGTATCCGAAAAGGAAGTTATAGTTACCGTTCCTGGTTTCAGGAGAGATCTCAAGGAAGAAGTTGATATTATTGAGGAAGTTGCTCGATTGTACGGATATGAGAATATCGGAAGAGAAGAGGATTTAAGAGGGAACGTATTCTCGAAGATATCCACTGTTGACAGGAGAAATGAGGAGGTCAGGACCTTTCTGGCTTCCAGGGGATTCGCGGAAGTGATCACATCCTCATTCATGGATATGGAAGATATCGACCGCATGAGATGGAGTGAGT
It encodes:
- the pheT gene encoding phenylalanine--tRNA ligase subunit beta — encoded protein: MKVSINWLKKYVDIEESPEILASDLTMFGLNVEGVEDLSADYSGVVFGKVVECEKHPAADKLSVCKVDVGGHTLLNIVCGAPNVRPGLSVAVAVDGAILKDGFKIKKTKLRGEISEGMICSETELGIGTDSGGIIELELELDAGDDLTGLLGDNDVILDIEVTPNRPDQLSHLGIAREIAALYKRDLREPECFPLKIEDVYEIDIEDPEDCHRFSVAFIDDVTIGESPEWMQKLLLSAGVKPISNIVDVTNFILMELGQPLHAYDRDRLEGESIGVRMGRENEMITTLDETERKIGPDVLVIKDQNGPVGIAGIMGGADTEVGEKTSRILLESAAFGPRTIRRSSQRLKLDTEASYRFERESDVSGTVTALERACWLIREINAGTPRIICRDLVAKPDALKEMKITLRVGQANRLMGTHLDGDDLSSLLGRLSLDCEVSEKEVIVTVPGFRRDLKEEVDIIEEVARLYGYENIGREEDLRGNVFSKISTVDRRNEEVRTFLASRGFAEVITSSFMDMEDIDRMRWSESDFRRNPIRLENPLSAQQSAMRTSLIPGMLRVISRNAPVEQESIRIFEMGKVFLPLNSGESLPDEQIHLTAILSRNAVPSQWIDRSREVDYFDIKGELECLLDRCAVRSELQIQRSKAEEPSYIYNWLTKGKIIAISGVIPSKVLKNYEIESPVYFFTAVMDVMHGVGFEEPRYSKPSPYPQVKRDLCVVAQERVTFADIRRVIEKRAKFLESIRLFDYYRGETLGEGRRSYTFSLGFRSRDNTLDDAAVDKVIQKVLNSLQRELQVTLRRME